The following proteins are co-located in the Bubalus bubalis isolate 160015118507 breed Murrah chromosome 21, NDDB_SH_1, whole genome shotgun sequence genome:
- the CCR8 gene encoding C-C chemokine receptor type 8: MDYTPEPNLTTATDFYYPDIYSSPCDGEGRESKLLLAIFYCILFVFGLLGNSLVILVLVACKKLRSVTDVYLLNLALSDLLFVFSFPFQTHYQLDQWVFGTIMCKVVSGFYYIGFFSSMFFITLMSMDRYLAVVHAVYALKVRTISMGTALSLVVWLTALVATSPLLVFYQVASENGVLQCYSYYNQQTLKWKIFIHFEVNILGLLIPFSILMFCYIRILHQLKNCQNHNKTKAIKLVLIVVVASLLFWVPFNTVLFLTSLHDMHVLDGCVMSQQLTHATHVTETISFTHCCVNPIIYAFMGEKFKKHLSELFRKSCSHTFIYIGRQVSREVLEKSSSNQHSTRSSTIDYIL, encoded by the coding sequence ATGGATTACACACCTGAGCCCAATTTGACAACAGCAACTGACTTCTACTATCCTGACATCTACTCGAGCCCCTGcgatggggaggggagagagagcaagCTGCTTCTTGCCATCTTCTACTGCATCCTGTTTGTATTTGGTCTTCTGGGCAACAGCCTGGTCATCCTAGTCCTTGTCGCCTGCAAGAAACTGAGGAGTGTCACGGACGTATACCTCTTGAACCTGGCCCTGTCTGACCTGCTTTTTgtcttctccttcccctttcaGACCCACTATCAACTGGACCAGTGGGTATTCGGGACCATAATGTGCAAGGTGGTCTCTGGCTTTTATTACATCGGCTTCTTCAGCAGCATGTTCTTTATAACCCTCATGAGTATGGACAGGTACCTGGCGGTTGTCCATGCCGTATATGCCTTGAAAGTAAGGACAATCAGCATGGGCACAGCCCTGAGTCTGGTGGTGTGGCTGACTGCCCTGGTGGCCACCAGCCCGTTACTAGTGTTTTACCAAGTGGCCTCCGAAAATGGCGTCCTGCAGTGTTACTCCTATTACAATCAGCAGACGCTGAAGTGGAAGATCTTCATCCACTTTGAAGTGAACATCTTAGGCCTGCTGATCCCATTCAGCATCCTGATGTTCTGCTATATCCGCATCCTGCACCAGCTGAAGAACTGCCAGAACCACAACAAGACCAAGGCCATTAAGCTCGTGCTCATCGTGGTGGTTGCCTCCCTACTTTTCTGGGTCCCTTTCAACACGGTCCTCTTCCTCACTTCCCTGCATGACATGCACGTCCTGGATGGATGTGTCATGAGCCAGCAGCTGACCCACGCCACGCATGTCACAGAAACCATTTCCTTCACCCACTGCTGCGTGAACCCTATTATCTATGCGTTCATGGGTgagaaattcaagaaacacctATCAGAACTATTTCGGAAGAGTTGCAGCCACACCTTCATCTACATAGGGAGACAGGTCTCTAGGGAGGTCTTGGAAAAATCATCCTCAAATCAGCACTCCACTCGCTCCTCCACCATAGACTACATTCTGTGA
- the LOC102396408 gene encoding acyl-coenzyme A thioesterase THEM4 isoform X2: protein MQERDVGRPGPQRTHTGSDWLSPSLRSVLNYQEEGLPLAEGSAGASRLDIMLQRGLRWLARLRQAASLLPALAGQPRMLWSAWAPAPLITVSRSHLHSDSKDYSLPNSGWSPIMVRLYNELMEKTVDGTWTRLPGYCHSWQFLKEGDLARIAKVVPVQRVEDARLFLRITEMERLGFEYVIFHNDSEKKCVCLFQPGPLLEGLPGIIHGGALGTMIDTTLFMTAYCSANAVFTGTMTITFKSPITLGSVVRLEANITGMEGRKVFLSCEAQSSDRTTLFAEASAIFFQMK from the exons ATGCAGGAGAGGGACGTGGGACGGCCTGGCCCTCAGAGGACCCACACAGGCTCCGATTGGCTAAGTCCGAGCCTCAGGTCTGTGCTCAACTACCAGGAGGAAGGCTTGCCTTTGGCAGAAGGTTCAGCTGGCGCATCTCGGTTGGACATCATGCTGCAGAGAGGTCTCAGGTGGCTGGCAAGGCTCCGACAGGCAGCAAGCCTTCTCCCAGCCCTGGCTGGCCAGCCCCGGATGCTCTGGTCAGCCTGGGCACCAGCCCCACTCATCACC GTCTCAAGAAGTCACCTCCATTCCGATTCAAAGGATTATTCCCTCCCAAACTCTGGCTGGAGCCCCATCATGGTGAGGCTGTACAATGAACTCATGGAGAAGACTGTGGATGGGACGTGGACGCGACTTCCTGGTTACTGTCACTCCTGGCAGTTCCTTAAAGAGGGGGACCTTGCTAGGATCGCTAAAGTTGTCCCTG TCCAAAGGGTAGAAGACGCCCGCCTCTTTCTCCGGATCACAGAGATGGAGAGACTCGGCTTTGAGTATGTCATCTTCCACAATGACTCTGAGAAGAAGTGCGTCTGCTTGTTCCAGCCTGGGCCCCTCCTGGAGGGGCTGCCTGG GATAATCCATGGTGGCGCGCTGGGGACCATGATAGACACCACGCTGTTCATGACGGCCTACTGCAGCGCTAATGCAGTCTTTACCGGGACCATGACCATCACCTTCAAGAG CCCGATCACCCTCGGCTCAGTGGTGAGGCTGGAGGCAAACATCACTGGCATGGAAGGGAGAAAGGTGTTTCTCTCCTGCGAAGCCCAAAGCAGTGACAGGACCACCCTCTTTGCCGAAGCTTCTG CCATCTTCTTCCAAATGAAGTGA
- the LOC102396408 gene encoding acyl-coenzyme A thioesterase THEM4 isoform X1, giving the protein MQERDVGRPGPQRTHTGSDWLSPSLRSVLNYQEEGLPLAEGSAGASRLDIMLQRGLRWLARLRQAASLLPALAGQPRMLWSAWAPAPLITVSRSHLHSDSKDYSLPNSGWSPIMVRLYNELMEKTVDGTWTRLPGYCHSWQFLKEGDLARIAKVVPVQRVEDARLFLRITEMERLGFEYVIFHNDSEKKCVCLFQPGPLLEGLPGIIHGGALGTMIDTTLFMTAYCSANAVFTGTMTITFKSHLLPNEVIQVQGTISSSPPGPEGRKPKLPLEQSLSLHPSPAASVYSSPFLLGW; this is encoded by the exons ATGCAGGAGAGGGACGTGGGACGGCCTGGCCCTCAGAGGACCCACACAGGCTCCGATTGGCTAAGTCCGAGCCTCAGGTCTGTGCTCAACTACCAGGAGGAAGGCTTGCCTTTGGCAGAAGGTTCAGCTGGCGCATCTCGGTTGGACATCATGCTGCAGAGAGGTCTCAGGTGGCTGGCAAGGCTCCGACAGGCAGCAAGCCTTCTCCCAGCCCTGGCTGGCCAGCCCCGGATGCTCTGGTCAGCCTGGGCACCAGCCCCACTCATCACC GTCTCAAGAAGTCACCTCCATTCCGATTCAAAGGATTATTCCCTCCCAAACTCTGGCTGGAGCCCCATCATGGTGAGGCTGTACAATGAACTCATGGAGAAGACTGTGGATGGGACGTGGACGCGACTTCCTGGTTACTGTCACTCCTGGCAGTTCCTTAAAGAGGGGGACCTTGCTAGGATCGCTAAAGTTGTCCCTG TCCAAAGGGTAGAAGACGCCCGCCTCTTTCTCCGGATCACAGAGATGGAGAGACTCGGCTTTGAGTATGTCATCTTCCACAATGACTCTGAGAAGAAGTGCGTCTGCTTGTTCCAGCCTGGGCCCCTCCTGGAGGGGCTGCCTGG GATAATCCATGGTGGCGCGCTGGGGACCATGATAGACACCACGCTGTTCATGACGGCCTACTGCAGCGCTAATGCAGTCTTTACCGGGACCATGACCATCACCTTCAAGAG CCATCTTCTTCCAAATGAAGTGATACAGGTGCAAGGCACCATAAGCTCATCTCCTCCTGGCCCAGAGGGCAGGAAACCAAAGCTTCCTTTGGAGCAGAGTCTGTCTCTCCACCCATCTCCAGCTGCCAGTGTTTACTCCAGCCCTTTCCTCCTTGGATGGTGA